Proteins encoded in a region of the Stieleria neptunia genome:
- a CDS encoding B12-binding domain-containing radical SAM protein yields MKRSVPRAMRIAPELDPHRPAPPVRQRQALLINPFYPKDPHASFGKHVLTPTLALTSVAAGTPADWDVRYWDENLLQGPPPSDPMPAVVGITVHLTFAQRAYELARWYRQRGSVVILGGLHVISCPEEAAPHADALAIGDGVALWGQILRDVEQGCLRSTYRADFRRPYRDDPPPRRDLLPRNGFLTTSSLIATRGCHNRCGFCYLSTKGLHMPYLMRDVEQIAEEFQRDGQPYAVFTDNNLGSKPEYLRQLCRALRPLEKIWSAAVSIDVTDDPSLVREMALAGCTGVFIGFESLQNDNITDAKKKSPNTKDYARRVALLHDNGIQVNGSFVLGFDHDREDVFENTIRWVEENRLECATFHIMTPYPGTPLFRQLESEGRLLHRDWSKYDTANVVFRPKHLTPEQLAAGYELCYDRLFSHASIWRRRPKDWRAVPAYLAMSYLYKRSNWMWHLLIKYRLTATVWRPLVEWTRRRHVKFRRRLQAKPETSRRGSTVVSAGV; encoded by the coding sequence ATGAAACGTTCGGTCCCCCGCGCGATGCGGATCGCTCCTGAACTTGATCCACACCGGCCCGCGCCTCCGGTCCGCCAGCGCCAGGCATTGTTGATCAACCCATTTTATCCCAAGGACCCACACGCCAGTTTCGGCAAACACGTGTTGACGCCGACGCTGGCGCTGACCAGCGTCGCCGCGGGTACGCCGGCGGACTGGGACGTCCGGTATTGGGATGAAAACCTGTTGCAGGGGCCGCCGCCGAGCGATCCGATGCCGGCCGTCGTCGGGATCACGGTCCATCTGACCTTTGCCCAGCGAGCGTACGAGCTGGCGCGATGGTATCGCCAACGTGGCTCCGTCGTCATCCTCGGCGGCCTGCACGTGATTTCTTGCCCCGAGGAAGCCGCACCGCACGCCGACGCACTCGCCATCGGCGACGGCGTTGCCCTGTGGGGCCAGATTCTGCGCGACGTTGAACAGGGCTGCTTACGATCCACCTATCGAGCCGACTTTCGCCGCCCCTATCGAGACGATCCGCCGCCCCGACGCGATCTGTTGCCCCGCAACGGTTTCTTGACGACATCCAGCTTGATCGCAACCCGCGGCTGCCACAATCGATGCGGTTTCTGCTACCTCTCGACCAAGGGCTTGCACATGCCCTACCTGATGCGGGATGTTGAACAGATCGCGGAGGAGTTTCAGCGTGACGGGCAACCGTACGCGGTGTTCACCGACAACAACCTGGGATCGAAGCCCGAGTACTTGAGACAGTTGTGTCGCGCGCTGCGACCGCTGGAAAAAATCTGGAGCGCCGCGGTCAGCATCGACGTCACCGACGACCCCAGCTTGGTGCGCGAGATGGCGCTGGCCGGGTGCACCGGCGTGTTCATCGGGTTCGAATCACTACAAAACGACAACATCACCGACGCAAAGAAAAAAAGCCCGAACACCAAAGACTACGCGCGTCGAGTCGCCTTGTTGCATGACAACGGCATTCAGGTCAACGGGAGTTTTGTGTTGGGGTTCGACCACGACCGCGAAGACGTTTTTGAAAACACGATCCGCTGGGTCGAAGAGAATCGGCTTGAGTGCGCGACGTTTCATATCATGACGCCTTATCCGGGAACGCCGCTGTTTCGGCAGCTGGAATCCGAGGGGCGGCTATTGCATCGCGATTGGAGCAAGTACGACACCGCCAACGTCGTGTTTCGGCCCAAGCACTTGACGCCCGAGCAGTTGGCGGCTGGTTACGAACTCTGTTACGACCGCCTGTTTTCGCACGCGTCGATTTGGCGTCGGCGTCCGAAAGACTGGCGTGCGGTCCCCGCTTATTTGGCGATGTCGTATTTGTACAAACGCTCCAACTGGATGTGGCATCTGTTGATCAAGTATCGGTTGACCGCGACGGTTTGGCGACCGTTGGTGGAATGGACGCGCCGGCGGCACGTCAAATTTCGTCGCCGTTTGCAGGCCAAACCCGAGACGTCCCGCCGCGGCAGCACCGTCGTTTCCGCGGGGGTGTAG
- a CDS encoding dockerin type I domain-containing protein, producing the protein MRNLSTVGSFRSRRPRVESLEDRRLLVATISVTAETPVAIAEDPAKRIVYSMTRDETDDILTVKFQLSGDAVYDVDYTAREVENDTIFFPEDPPASGPVTATATFYPGESTVELSVKPIRDSLIERDEDVVVTIVSADEFGPVYGAAAHFVTRQQTDYYVVDDENRLATVDIETGCVHVLGTIDATQTITDIAFTDDDDLIAITADRLYQVHPDQVDAGVIAATFINLHGIPSANALIDSRDGDFGSESGDLFAVGARSLDLKLLDLETSDDLLVLQSVTTVFEIDTALAARLLPSDYQSSGDLDYLSSGNLILSAHRPSESFDSLIEIRTPGTAGTIENAPKPAQDPGEDFIDVYGLALDGNDSYAFAAHTLLSVSQFSRDVSRELEMTGRPYLVGAMSSATGTIIGDPADPPVITLNTRRSNPGDLAHGTQPTSWIRQRSQLRDIVIEIGESIASLPPDGIVLRNLGVTGFETPVDIALRSDQVIFVPNSTTITIQLDEGQLPDGRYRLILSPAVTSGPQFTWTGDRLNRFFVLKGDWNGNARVDLLDFATFAYWFGHTTSVAPEYVDLDDSGIVDVGDFAPFENQYADLVSLPGAPDPITPDKIDKAELQRALHSVLNRLDVNGSTKVSPLDALNVLNRLASGFPTATDWRFDVNRDGNITPRDALHVLNYLALQSPPPPASQSSASPARSSAVTSSVAVPSSMVNQDDDEDRLRLETVDEWFAALGGVPTVG; encoded by the coding sequence ATGAGAAACCTGTCAACTGTGGGATCGTTTCGTTCGCGACGCCCTCGCGTGGAATCGCTGGAGGATCGTCGGTTGTTGGTGGCGACGATTTCGGTCACCGCGGAGACTCCCGTCGCGATCGCCGAAGATCCCGCCAAGCGGATCGTGTATTCGATGACGCGGGATGAGACCGATGACATCCTGACGGTCAAGTTTCAACTCTCCGGTGATGCCGTCTACGACGTCGACTACACCGCGCGCGAAGTCGAAAACGATACGATTTTCTTTCCCGAGGATCCTCCCGCAAGTGGCCCGGTCACCGCGACGGCGACGTTTTATCCGGGCGAGTCGACGGTCGAATTGTCGGTCAAGCCGATCCGGGACAGCCTGATCGAACGCGACGAAGACGTCGTCGTCACGATCGTCTCGGCGGACGAGTTCGGACCGGTCTACGGTGCCGCGGCACACTTTGTCACCCGGCAGCAAACCGATTACTACGTCGTCGATGATGAAAATCGGTTGGCCACCGTGGACATCGAAACCGGTTGTGTGCACGTCCTGGGCACGATTGACGCCACCCAAACGATTACCGACATCGCGTTCACCGATGACGACGACCTGATCGCGATCACCGCCGATCGGCTGTACCAAGTGCACCCGGACCAAGTCGACGCCGGCGTGATCGCGGCGACCTTCATCAATCTCCACGGCATCCCCAGCGCCAATGCCCTGATTGACAGTCGCGACGGTGACTTCGGCAGTGAATCGGGTGACCTGTTTGCCGTCGGCGCACGCTCACTGGATCTGAAATTGTTAGATCTTGAGACATCCGACGATCTTCTGGTCCTTCAAAGCGTGACCACGGTCTTCGAGATCGACACTGCCCTAGCGGCGCGGCTGCTGCCAAGCGATTACCAGTCCAGCGGCGATCTCGATTACCTTTCGTCAGGGAATTTAATCCTTTCGGCACATCGGCCCAGCGAGAGTTTTGATTCCCTGATCGAAATTCGGACGCCGGGGACCGCTGGCACGATCGAGAATGCTCCCAAGCCCGCTCAAGATCCGGGCGAAGATTTTATCGATGTTTATGGGCTCGCTCTGGACGGTAACGATAGCTACGCCTTTGCCGCACACACCCTGCTATCGGTCAGCCAATTCAGCCGCGACGTCTCACGTGAACTGGAAATGACCGGCCGCCCCTACCTGGTCGGCGCGATGTCATCGGCAACCGGGACGATCATCGGCGACCCCGCCGATCCCCCGGTGATCACACTCAACACGCGACGTAGCAACCCGGGCGATCTTGCGCATGGGACTCAGCCCACCTCTTGGATCCGGCAACGCAGTCAGTTGCGCGACATCGTGATTGAAATTGGGGAGAGCATTGCCAGTCTTCCGCCCGACGGGATCGTGTTGCGCAATCTGGGCGTGACGGGTTTCGAGACGCCCGTCGACATCGCGTTGCGGAGCGACCAAGTCATTTTTGTACCGAACAGCACGACCATCACGATCCAGCTAGACGAGGGACAATTGCCCGACGGGCGTTACCGATTGATCCTTTCACCCGCGGTCACGTCGGGCCCCCAGTTCACCTGGACCGGCGATCGTCTCAATCGGTTCTTCGTTTTGAAGGGCGATTGGAATGGCAACGCCCGCGTCGACCTGCTGGACTTTGCGACGTTTGCTTACTGGTTCGGCCACACAACCAGTGTCGCGCCGGAGTACGTCGATCTGGATGATTCCGGCATCGTCGATGTCGGCGATTTCGCCCCCTTTGAAAACCAGTATGCCGACTTGGTGTCGCTGCCCGGCGCGCCCGATCCGATCACCCCCGACAAGATCGACAAAGCGGAACTGCAGCGGGCGCTCCACTCGGTGCTCAATCGATTGGACGTCAACGGCAGTACCAAAGTGTCGCCGCTGGACGCGCTGAATGTGCTCAACCGTCTCGCATCGGGGTTCCCCACGGCGACCGACTGGCGTTTCGATGTCAACCGCGATGGGAACATCACGCCGCGTGATGCACTTCATGTCCTGAATTACTTGGCACTGCAATCACCGCCGCCACCGGCGTCGCAGTCATCGGCGTCGCCGGCACGTTCGTCGGCCGTGACTTCGTCGGTCGCTGTGCCGTCGTCGATGGTGAATCAGGACGACGACGAGGATCGGCTGCGATTGGAGACGGTGGATGAGTGGTTCGCGGCCCTGGGTGGCGTGCCAACGGTGGGCTGA